CAACGATTATGCTACTATGCCAGATAATAAATGGATCTAATAAGGCTGTATGTGCTATGTGCATGTCGTAATCTGCGGTGCAAAAAATACATTTGTTAATCTTATTGTGAATAATTCGTTATCCAATGACAAATTTGCGGGAGGAAATCTAATTACTACACTGGAAATATATGTGCACTTGCTAAGAATTTGCATATTTTTATACAGAGTTTTTAAGTAACAAGATGCTAGTAAAGTAAACTTAACGGGGGACAGAAGTGATGTTAAACAGTTTTGAGCAAATGAATATTGAACAACTAGAAACAGTGGTAGGTGGGGTAATGACTGGAAGAGGCCTTGCCAGAGCTATTGGAGGAGGAATTGTTGGTGGCGTGATCCGGGGAATACCAGGAGGACCAGCTGGGATGTTCGTTGGAGCACATCTTGGAGCGGCAGCGGGAGCAGCTACTTATGCTGTAACTCATTATTAACAGTCATTGTACTGTGATAAATACTAGCGAGAGATGATTTATGAAAAAGATAAGCAATAAAAAGAAATTAATCAAACAATTTTTACTAATGGATTGTGGCGCACTAGTATTTGGAATCGTATTTTTTTTGATAACAAATATGATAGGGGAAAAAACTACTATATTAGGTGCAGCTATAGCAACAATCATATTTTGGGTATTTGATTTTGTTTTACGTGGATTTCTTGGCAAATTTAAAGAATGTTAAATATAGCTTTTGTTTTTGCGGCCGTTCACGGACCATCGATACCGGAATAATGGACTGTTTATTTAACCGCAGGTGCATTGTTGGTGATTGTCCGCTTAGTGACCAAAAAGTTACAATATTTAGTAATGTTTCATATGGCATATAGCTTAATGTCACCGGTTGGCTTGTAAAATAAGGAAAAGTAATCATGATAAGTGGGCGTTACCTCAATTTGCTCTAATCAATAGGTAAAATGATTGCAACATACGTGTTTAGAGAACATGGTATAATATTATTTAAGGAAAATTCCGCGAACAGTTTTTGTCCGCGGAATTTTTACAACTTATTATAGAAAGAAGCAGAGAGTATATGACCGAATCAACACCAGTCATTGAAATGCGACATATTATCAAAAAATTTGGTGATTTTGCGGCCAATGATGACATTAACCTACAAGTCCAACAAGGTGAAATTCACGCGTTACTTGGTGAAAACGGTGCAGGAAAATCAACATTAATGAATATTTTGACAGGATTACTACAGCCTACTAGTGGCGAAATCTTGATTAATGGGGAGAAAGTATCAGTTGATTCACCCTCAAAATCCGATGCTTTAGGCATCGGCATGGTGCATCAACATTTTATGTTAATTGACGCTTTTACTGTAACAGAAAATATTATTCTCGGTTCAGAAGTGACAAAAGGATTGTCCTTGGACACTAAAACTGCTGCTAAGAAAATACAAGCTTTGTCAGATCAATATGGTTTATCAGTTGATCCAATGGCTAAGATTTCTGATATATCAGTTGGTCAACAACAGCGTGTTGAAATATTAAAGACCCTTTATCGTGGCGCTGATATTTTGATTTTTGATGAACCAACAGCAGTTTTGACACCACAAGAAATCGATGAGTTAATTGTCATCATGCACAATTTAGCACAAGAAGGAAAATCAATTATCTTGATTACGCATAAACTTGACGAAATACGTGCTGCTGCTGATACGGTGACGGTTATTCGTTCAGGAAAATCAATTGATACTTTCCCAGTTGCTGGCGTGTCTTCTCAGGAATTAGCTGACTTGATGGTTGGTCGCGAAGTTAGTTTTAAAACTGAAAAAGAAGTGGCTCAACCCGGTAAAGTGATATTGTCGATTAATAACTTAGAAGTTCAAGATGCACGCCGTGTTGCTGCTGTTAAAAACTTTTCGCTTGATGTGAGAGCAGGTGAAATTGTTGGTTTAGCTGGTATCGATGGAAACGGGCAAACAGAATTAATCCAGGGAATTACTGGATTAACAAAGGTACAAGAAGGACATGTTAAGCTAAAAGGAGAAGATATTACCAACAAAAAGCCACGTCATATTACTGAAGCGGGTGTTGGTCATATTCCTGAAGATAGATTGCGTTTTGGTATGGAAGTTGAAATGACGTTGTCTGAAAACTTGTCGTTGCAAACGTACTATAAACAACCTATTTCAAAATCAGGTGTCTTGCAACCTGCTGAAATGGATAAATTAGCTGACAAATTAGTTCAGGAATTTGATGTGCGAGCTGCTAGTATTCATGTGACCGCGGGTTCAATGTCGGGTGGAAACCAACAGAAAGCTGTAGTTGCACGTGAATTAAATCGTGATAATGATCTCGTGATTGCTGCCCAGCCAACTCGTGGGTTGGATGTTGGAGCGGTTGAATATATCCATCAACGTTTAATCGCACAACGTACAGCTGGTAAGGCCGTATTGGTCGTTAGTTTTGAGTTAGATGAAATTCTTAATTTATCGGATCGCATTGCTGTTATTAATGACGGTAAAATTGTCGGAATAGTTGACGCTCAAGACACAAATAAGCAAGAACTTGGCTTGTTGATGACAGGTATGAGCTTAACAGAAGCTCGTGCGGCATTGAAAGAAGAGGTGGGGTCCTAATGATTGCACAAAAGAATAACCTTTCTGTGGCAATGTTTTCTGTTTTATTCGGTTTAATTGTCGGCGCAGTGATTATGTTAGTATTCGGCTATAACCCAATTTCTGGTTATGTTGCGCTGCTTGGTTCGGCATTTGGTTCAATGCAGGATATTGGTGGTGTATTGACGCAAATGACGCCTTTGATTTTGACAGCATTAGGCTTTGCAGTGGCTTCGGCTGCCGGATTCTTCAATATTGGTTTGTCAGGTCAAGCTTTAGCCGGATGGGTTGGGGCAGTTTGGTATGCGTTGAGTTTCCCTGATATGTCAGCTATCATCATGATACCAAGCGCATTAATCATTGGAGCTGGGCTAGGCGCAATTGCTGGGTTCATTCCTGGTTGGCTACGCGCACAGTTTGGTGCTAGTGAAGTGATTGTGACGATTATGATGAATTATATTTTCCTCTTTTTAGGAAATGATATCTTGCAAAATACGATGTCTAAGAATATTAAGGAGTCTGCAGAAACAACCAAACAAGTTGGTGCCAATGCATCGCTCCAGATGAAATGGTTGACTGACTTGACGCAAGGTTCAAGCATTTCAGCGGGAATATTTATTGCTTTAGCAATGATTGTTGTTGTTTGGTTTGTTATGAAGAAAACAACGCTTGGCTTTGAAATTCGTGCGGTTGGTTTAAACCCTGATGCGGCTAGATATGCTGGTATGTCAGCAAAGCGCAATGCTACAATAGCTATGGCTATTTCTGGTGGCTTAGCAGGTTTGGCAGGAACAATCGAGGGACTTGGTAATTATCTGAACTTCTTTACGCAAAATGGGTCACCATCAATTGGATTTGATGGTATGGCTGTTGCTTTGCTTGGTGGTGGTTCTTACCTTGGCATTCTTGGTGCAGCTGCAATATTTTCTGTTTTGAAAATTGGTGGCTTAGGAATGCCAATGTCTTCGGGTGTACCATTTGAGTTAGTAGATATTGTTACGGCTTCAATTATTTTCTTTGTCGGGGCACGATACCTGATTCTATTAATGCAAAAACGCATTAAGGCTATGGATGAAAAAGCAGCCATGGAGGCAGCTAATAAAAAAGCTGCAAAAGCAGCTTCAAATAACGAAAATCAGCAGAAAGGCGGTGAATAAGATGTCATTCATGGCAATGTTATCACTTGTTATATCTAGTACATTGGTTTATTCAGCACCGCTGATATTTACTTCAATTGGTGGCACTTTTTCCGAACGTTCAGGTGTTGTTAACGTTGGTTTGGAAGGAATTATGGGGATGGGCGCTTTTGCAGCGGTTGTCTTTAACCTAACATTTGCTAGACAGCTTGGTGCTGCCACACCTTGGTTGGGCTTGCTAGCTGGTGCCATTGTTGGGGTTGTTTTTTCGCTAATTCACGCCGTTGCTACGGTAACGTTGCGTGCGGATCATATCATTTCTGGAACTGTCATTAATTTGATGGCGCCAGCTTTAGGCGTTTTCCTTATCAAAGTTTTGTATGGTAAAGGTCAAACAGAATCTATTGGACAGGACTTTGGCTATGCTACTGTTCCTGGTTTGGCAAAAATCCCAGTATTGGGACAACTATTCTTTGAAAAAACGTCTGGCCCAGCATGGTTGGCGATTCTTGTCGCTGGTATATCATGGTACATTATTTTTAAAACGAAATTCGGATTACGTTTGCGATCAGTTGGTGAAAATCCACAAGCTGCCGATACGCTTGGGTTAAATGTGGCGCGTTTACGTTATTCCGGTGTGATGATTTCTGGGTTACTTGGTGGTATTGGTGGTGCTGTCGTGGCACAATCGATTTCGTTAAACTATTCGGCTAGTACGATTGTTGGACAAGGGTTTATGGCAATGGCTGCAATGATCTTTGGTCGTTGGAATCCATTAGGTGCTTTGGGTGCTTCATTGTTCTTCGGTTTGTCACAATCACTTGCTGTGATTGGGGCACAGTTACCTGGATTGAAAAATGTTCCTTCAATCTGGTTACAAATAGCACCATACGTACTTACAATTATTGTGCTTGTGTTCTTCTTTGGTAAAACACGTCCGCCTAAGGCTGATGGTGTTAACTATATTAAAGCAGCTTAAATAAAATAAAAAAGCGAATCAAAAGATTCGCTTTTTTTATTTATAAGTAAGCTGCTGTTTTCTCAGCAATTGCATTAGCTGATTTTTGTAGTAGTACCTTTTCATCATCGCTAAGTTGTAGATCAAATTCAGCAGTTACACCATCACGACCAATAATGGCTGGCGTAGAAATATATCCTTCGAAACGTTCATCATAGTGAGAAACGATGGCTTCTCTGCGTGCGTTGGATAGAACTAATTTTGCAAGAGAAACAGCAGCATGAGCAATGGCAAAATTCGTATATTTTTTACCGGCAAAAACGGTAAAACCACCAACACGTGCAGCCTCTGCAACCTTATCTAGATTAATATTGTATAGCTTAACTAATTCATCTGCA
The Leuconostoc suionicum genome window above contains:
- a CDS encoding ABC transporter ATP-binding protein — encoded protein: MTESTPVIEMRHIIKKFGDFAANDDINLQVQQGEIHALLGENGAGKSTLMNILTGLLQPTSGEILINGEKVSVDSPSKSDALGIGMVHQHFMLIDAFTVTENIILGSEVTKGLSLDTKTAAKKIQALSDQYGLSVDPMAKISDISVGQQQRVEILKTLYRGADILIFDEPTAVLTPQEIDELIVIMHNLAQEGKSIILITHKLDEIRAAADTVTVIRSGKSIDTFPVAGVSSQELADLMVGREVSFKTEKEVAQPGKVILSINNLEVQDARRVAAVKNFSLDVRAGEIVGLAGIDGNGQTELIQGITGLTKVQEGHVKLKGEDITNKKPRHITEAGVGHIPEDRLRFGMEVEMTLSENLSLQTYYKQPISKSGVLQPAEMDKLADKLVQEFDVRAASIHVTAGSMSGGNQQKAVVARELNRDNDLVIAAQPTRGLDVGAVEYIHQRLIAQRTAGKAVLVVSFELDEILNLSDRIAVINDGKIVGIVDAQDTNKQELGLLMTGMSLTEARAALKEEVGS
- a CDS encoding ABC transporter permease, with translation MSFMAMLSLVISSTLVYSAPLIFTSIGGTFSERSGVVNVGLEGIMGMGAFAAVVFNLTFARQLGAATPWLGLLAGAIVGVVFSLIHAVATVTLRADHIISGTVINLMAPALGVFLIKVLYGKGQTESIGQDFGYATVPGLAKIPVLGQLFFEKTSGPAWLAILVAGISWYIIFKTKFGLRLRSVGENPQAADTLGLNVARLRYSGVMISGLLGGIGGAVVAQSISLNYSASTIVGQGFMAMAAMIFGRWNPLGALGASLFFGLSQSLAVIGAQLPGLKNVPSIWLQIAPYVLTIIVLVFFFGKTRPPKADGVNYIKAA
- a CDS encoding Blp family class II bacteriocin codes for the protein MLNSFEQMNIEQLETVVGGVMTGRGLARAIGGGIVGGVIRGIPGGPAGMFVGAHLGAAAGAATYAVTHY
- a CDS encoding ABC transporter permease, producing MIAQKNNLSVAMFSVLFGLIVGAVIMLVFGYNPISGYVALLGSAFGSMQDIGGVLTQMTPLILTALGFAVASAAGFFNIGLSGQALAGWVGAVWYALSFPDMSAIIMIPSALIIGAGLGAIAGFIPGWLRAQFGASEVIVTIMMNYIFLFLGNDILQNTMSKNIKESAETTKQVGANASLQMKWLTDLTQGSSISAGIFIALAMIVVVWFVMKKTTLGFEIRAVGLNPDAARYAGMSAKRNATIAMAISGGLAGLAGTIEGLGNYLNFFTQNGSPSIGFDGMAVALLGGGSYLGILGAAAIFSVLKIGGLGMPMSSGVPFELVDIVTASIIFFVGARYLILLMQKRIKAMDEKAAMEAANKKAAKAASNNENQQKGGE